In a genomic window of Methanosarcina horonobensis HB-1 = JCM 15518:
- the fhcD gene encoding formylmethanofuran--tetrahydromethanopterin N-formyltransferase, whose product MEINGVEIEDTYAEAFPIKIARVLITAATKRWAHIAATEATGFATSVIMCPAEAGIERLASSSETPDGRPGAYIQICTFKYEALEEQLLERIGQCVLTAPTTAVFNGLPDSEKQFNIGFKLKFFGDGMESEAQVAGRRVYKVPIMEGDFVAEDNIGAVAGIAGGNFFIFGDSQMSALTAAEVAVDAIAELEGTITPFPGGIVASGSKSGANKYKFLKATANEKFCPSIKDKVENTEVPADVNAIYEIVINGLDEASIKAAMKAGIEAAVTVPGIKKISAGNYGGKLGKYQFKLHELF is encoded by the coding sequence ATGGAAATCAACGGAGTAGAAATTGAAGATACATATGCAGAAGCGTTTCCGATCAAGATTGCACGAGTGCTTATAACAGCAGCCACTAAGCGCTGGGCACATATAGCAGCCACTGAAGCTACAGGCTTTGCCACATCAGTTATAATGTGCCCTGCAGAAGCTGGAATTGAAAGATTAGCAAGCTCCAGTGAAACTCCTGACGGAAGACCTGGAGCTTATATCCAGATCTGTACTTTCAAATATGAAGCTCTTGAGGAACAGCTGCTTGAGAGAATAGGGCAGTGTGTACTTACAGCTCCTACAACTGCAGTCTTTAATGGACTGCCTGATTCCGAGAAACAGTTTAATATCGGCTTTAAACTCAAATTCTTCGGAGACGGCATGGAGTCCGAAGCTCAGGTTGCAGGCCGCAGAGTATACAAAGTCCCGATCATGGAAGGAGATTTCGTGGCCGAAGACAATATAGGAGCTGTAGCCGGAATTGCAGGCGGAAACTTTTTTATCTTCGGAGACTCCCAGATGAGCGCCCTGACTGCAGCCGAGGTTGCTGTAGATGCAATTGCAGAACTTGAAGGCACAATTACCCCCTTCCCGGGAGGCATTGTTGCAAGCGGATCCAAATCCGGAGCTAATAAGTACAAATTCCTGAAAGCTACTGCAAATGAAAAGTTCTGCCCCTCTATAAAGGACAAGGTAGAAAACACTGAAGTCCCGGCAGATGTCAATGCTATTTATGAAATTGTTATAAATGGACTTGATGAAGCAAGCATAAAAGCAGCAATGAAAGCCGGAATAGAAGCTGCGGTAACTGTCCCCGGGATCAAGAAAATTTCCGCAGGTAATTACGGCGGCAAACTGGGTAAATATCAGTTCAAACTTCACGAACTCTTCTGA
- a CDS encoding DUF4405 domain-containing protein translates to MVDLVLTTLFFGVAGTGFFMYFFIPSGVQRGRYLVYMGLTKATWIWIHSRAGILMSVLVIVHLILHWKWIVSTTRNFFRKEIFELQKNEL, encoded by the coding sequence TTGGTAGACCTTGTCCTGACAACCCTGTTTTTTGGAGTTGCAGGCACAGGTTTCTTCATGTATTTTTTCATTCCTTCAGGAGTTCAAAGGGGTAGATACCTGGTATATATGGGGCTAACAAAAGCTACCTGGATCTGGATACACAGTAGAGCTGGAATCCTGATGTCAGTCCTTGTGATCGTCCATCTTATCCTTCACTGGAAGTGGATTGTAAGTACTACGAGGAATTTCTTCAGGAAAGAAATATTTGAATTACAAAAGAATGAGTTATAA
- a CDS encoding TraB/GumN family protein, whose translation MNKSETRGSQDRNPEYNSHSSSQESIYSMDKPISESREDNVSVGKFELSDSSINKPEEVRTSVPASTSEVEQVDVKLDTNSELISEPLPDSASELSIPSSQPQFPDGNNPAIEFQPSKVVLIGTAHVSEKSVAEVRDAIRNLKPDIVAVELCRARYDSLKGNVPETNQLPIKEILTEGKVYYYLVHWLLAYVQKKIGEDMGVKPGSEMISAIEEAEASGAKVALIDRDIQVTLQRFWGRMKFLEKVKMLGSLIGGLIGIGRGTEIDIDQITQQDVVTALVSELREFAPTAAETLIDERDAYLAGSILRTAAGGNKTIVAVIGAGHKPGVINYLKNPKSIPPLSTLMEIPKKRIGLGKVVGFGIVGLAILVFLLLIASGTPLKLLLIAFGWWFLINGVLSATGALLAGGHPYSALTAFLVAWLTSLNPMMAAGWFAGLVEAKQRNPTTDDIKALAGIETFKEMSKNRFMRVLLVASFANIGSMIGTFLGAYVMMQVTGLDPHDLLSSGFSALGL comes from the coding sequence ATGAATAAATCTGAAACTAGAGGTTCCCAAGATAGGAACCCTGAATACAATTCTCATAGTTCATCTCAGGAGTCAATATACTCTATGGACAAACCTATATCAGAATCCAGGGAAGACAATGTTTCTGTCGGGAAGTTTGAACTTTCCGATTCTTCAATCAATAAGCCAGAGGAAGTCAGGACTTCTGTGCCAGCATCTACATCGGAAGTTGAACAGGTTGATGTAAAGCTTGATACAAATTCCGAGCTTATTTCGGAACCTCTTCCTGATTCAGCTTCGGAACTTTCAATTCCTTCTTCTCAGCCTCAATTTCCTGATGGAAATAATCCTGCTATCGAGTTTCAGCCTTCAAAAGTTGTGCTTATAGGCACGGCACACGTCTCCGAAAAGAGTGTGGCTGAAGTCAGGGATGCTATCAGGAATCTTAAACCTGATATTGTAGCCGTCGAGCTTTGCAGGGCACGTTATGATTCTCTGAAAGGAAACGTCCCGGAGACGAACCAGCTTCCAATAAAGGAAATTCTTACTGAAGGAAAAGTGTATTACTATCTTGTACACTGGTTGCTAGCTTATGTGCAGAAAAAGATCGGCGAAGACATGGGTGTAAAACCCGGTTCCGAAATGATTTCCGCAATCGAAGAAGCAGAAGCTTCTGGAGCCAAAGTGGCTTTAATTGACAGGGACATTCAGGTGACGCTCCAGCGTTTCTGGGGCCGCATGAAATTCCTGGAGAAAGTAAAGATGCTCGGCTCTCTCATAGGCGGCCTCATAGGAATAGGAAGAGGCACCGAAATTGATATCGATCAGATTACTCAGCAGGACGTTGTCACAGCCCTTGTCAGTGAACTCAGAGAATTTGCCCCGACCGCAGCTGAAACTCTCATAGATGAGCGGGACGCATACCTTGCAGGAAGTATTCTCAGGACGGCTGCAGGCGGAAACAAAACTATTGTTGCAGTGATTGGTGCAGGGCATAAGCCTGGAGTAATTAACTATCTGAAAAATCCAAAAAGTATTCCACCTCTTAGTACCCTTATGGAAATTCCGAAAAAACGTATTGGACTCGGTAAGGTTGTAGGTTTTGGAATAGTTGGTCTTGCAATTCTGGTTTTTTTACTGCTTATAGCATCGGGAACTCCTCTAAAACTTCTTTTAATAGCTTTCGGATGGTGGTTCCTTATTAACGGGGTTCTGAGTGCAACTGGCGCCCTGCTGGCGGGAGGACACCCTTACTCTGCTCTTACTGCCTTTTTAGTTGCATGGTTAACTTCACTGAACCCTATGATGGCTGCAGGATGGTTTGCAGGTCTGGTAGAAGCAAAACAGCGGAATCCTACCACTGATGACATTAAAGCCCTTGCGGGGATAGAAACTTTCAAAGAAATGTCCAAAAATAGGTTCATGCGGGTTTTGCTTGTAGCTAGTTTTGCCAATATCGGAAGTATGATAGGCACCTTCCTCGGAGCATATGTAATGATGCAGGTTACAGGCCTCGACCCGCATGATCTCCTCAGTTCCGGGTTCAGCGCGCTTGGACTCTGA
- a CDS encoding CBS domain-containing protein, with protein sequence MKSAIKIGSALGIPIKLHITFLLILPIFAYIFAINPYPYGFQGVEPASTRYALSTLTAILLFASILLHELAHSYLAKRYGVNIESITLFLFGGVSSMEEMPRDPGQEAKMAFAGPLTSLIIGAVCLLIYGNMTSLDPAFSENPIYLTIWILGVMNIILAIFNLLPAFPMDGGRVLRSFYARRMSYVKATQSAAAVGKFFAILMAIFGILIGNLWFPLIALFIYVGASEEERSTQASVTLENVLVKDIMTKDVVSVPSTMNVEDLVHFMFEKKHMGYPVVDDGDLKGIVTFTDIQRVSTLDRPVMRVSDIMTRDVISVPSNAQASDVLKLVTSKNIGRVLVIDNGSLVGVLSRTDLVRTLRLRSE encoded by the coding sequence ATGAAATCTGCAATAAAAATCGGAAGCGCACTGGGCATACCTATAAAACTGCACATCACTTTTCTTTTGATACTTCCAATTTTTGCATATATCTTTGCAATCAATCCATATCCTTATGGGTTTCAGGGAGTTGAGCCAGCTTCGACAAGATACGCGCTTTCAACCCTGACTGCAATTCTGCTTTTCGCATCGATTCTTTTGCATGAACTTGCACATTCATACCTGGCAAAGCGATATGGAGTTAATATTGAGAGTATTACGCTCTTCCTTTTCGGAGGAGTGTCTTCAATGGAAGAGATGCCAAGAGATCCCGGACAGGAAGCAAAGATGGCTTTTGCAGGACCTTTAACGAGCCTGATCATAGGTGCTGTCTGTCTGCTAATATATGGAAATATGACTTCATTAGACCCTGCTTTCTCTGAAAATCCTATTTATCTGACAATCTGGATTCTTGGAGTTATGAATATAATTCTTGCAATTTTCAATCTATTACCCGCATTCCCAATGGACGGAGGCAGAGTACTCCGTTCCTTCTATGCAAGAAGAATGTCTTATGTTAAAGCCACGCAGAGTGCAGCTGCCGTAGGCAAGTTTTTTGCCATTCTTATGGCGATTTTCGGAATCCTTATAGGAAACCTCTGGTTTCCTTTGATTGCGCTCTTCATATACGTTGGTGCATCCGAAGAGGAACGCTCCACTCAGGCGTCCGTTACTCTGGAAAACGTTCTGGTAAAAGACATAATGACGAAAGACGTAGTTTCAGTACCCTCTACCATGAATGTTGAAGATCTCGTTCATTTCATGTTTGAGAAAAAGCATATGGGTTATCCTGTAGTAGATGATGGCGACCTGAAAGGAATTGTAACTTTTACCGATATCCAGCGCGTTTCCACTCTTGACCGACCTGTTATGCGAGTCTCAGATATTATGACCAGAGATGTAATATCTGTTCCTTCTAATGCACAGGCAAGTGATGTCCTCAAACTGGTTACGTCCAAAAACATAGGAAGGGTTCTGGTAATTGATAATGGGTCTCTTGTAGGAGTACTTTCCAGAACAGACCTGGTTCGGACACTTAGACTCAGGTCGGAATAA
- the mfnA gene encoding tyrosine decarboxylase MfnA yields the protein MNEHGLSEREVFSYLENAKSEDTDYYRVLSSMCTHPHKIAVEAHRLFIEANLGDLGLFAGAHRLEQEVVRMLGELLHAPSIDFPSRDSCKSSVCGYLTTGGTESNIQAVRGMKNLVTSGRKGLKKGLKGTPNIVIPESAHFSFDKVADMMGIEVRRASLDSEFRVNLASVEKLINANSIGLVGIAGNTEFGQIDPIDKLSEIALENELFLHVDAAFGGFVIPFLEKPQPFDFKVPGVTSIAIDPHKMGLSTIPSGALLFRSPSFLDSLKVNTPYLTTKSQFTLTGTRSGASAAATCAVMKYLGNEGYRKNVQYCMQLTSKMVEGARKIGFEPLIEPVMNVIALKVPNSDLVREQLLNRFGWNVSITRTPRTLRLVLMPHNRPEDIELFLQDLKKVTAEI from the coding sequence ATGAATGAGCATGGTCTTTCTGAAAGAGAGGTATTTTCCTATCTGGAAAATGCAAAGTCAGAAGATACGGACTATTATCGGGTTTTAAGTTCAATGTGTACTCACCCTCATAAGATCGCGGTTGAAGCTCACAGGCTCTTTATTGAGGCAAATCTGGGCGATCTAGGGCTTTTTGCCGGAGCCCACAGGCTTGAGCAGGAGGTTGTCAGAATGCTTGGGGAACTTCTTCATGCTCCTTCAATTGATTTTCCCTCCAGAGACTCATGCAAAAGTTCTGTTTGCGGCTACCTTACTACAGGAGGCACGGAGTCCAATATTCAGGCTGTAAGGGGAATGAAAAATCTGGTAACATCAGGAAGGAAAGGACTTAAAAAAGGACTTAAAGGGACACCAAACATTGTAATTCCAGAATCGGCTCATTTTTCTTTTGATAAGGTTGCCGATATGATGGGCATAGAGGTCAGAAGGGCTTCTCTTGATTCTGAGTTCAGGGTGAATCTGGCTTCTGTTGAGAAACTAATAAACGCAAACAGCATAGGACTCGTAGGCATAGCAGGGAATACTGAATTTGGCCAGATTGATCCTATTGACAAACTCTCGGAAATAGCTCTTGAGAATGAGCTTTTTCTGCATGTTGATGCGGCTTTTGGAGGCTTCGTAATTCCTTTCCTCGAAAAACCGCAGCCTTTTGATTTCAAAGTGCCAGGAGTTACTTCCATTGCAATAGACCCTCATAAGATGGGTCTCTCCACAATTCCTTCAGGTGCTTTGCTTTTCAGATCTCCTTCTTTCCTGGATTCTCTTAAGGTAAATACTCCATACCTTACCACAAAGTCCCAGTTCACACTTACAGGTACACGAAGTGGAGCGTCAGCTGCCGCTACCTGCGCAGTCATGAAATATCTCGGTAACGAAGGCTACAGGAAAAATGTGCAATACTGCATGCAGCTTACATCTAAAATGGTTGAAGGAGCTCGAAAAATCGGTTTCGAGCCATTGATCGAACCTGTAATGAATGTGATCGCTCTAAAAGTTCCAAATTCCGATCTTGTTAGAGAACAACTTCTCAATAGGTTCGGCTGGAATGTCTCAATTACTCGCACTCCAAGAACCCTTCGTCTTGTCCTGATGCCTCACAATCGTCCAGAAGATATCGAATTATTCTTACAGGATCTTAAAAAAGTTACAGCGGAGATTTAA